One Cucurbita pepo subsp. pepo cultivar mu-cu-16 chromosome LG20, ASM280686v2, whole genome shotgun sequence genomic window carries:
- the LOC111783440 gene encoding uncharacterized protein LOC111783440, which yields MEDQQVLQNLDSLWFFATVFSNRTPPPPPPPPPPVVQKPTQNDFVEPPGGEIATPIFQNQQNVGEERNIVDEKTNETGGGLGLIITEERRKSRGRRWGCLGQRRKIVGEMDLSDAVKEICECWLLEQRIGGGNQYQRGRRKMKKKKMPPFEDSMAMKEHIRSWAFAVACIVR from the coding sequence ATGGAAGACCAGCAGGTTCTACAGAATTTGGATTCTCTCTGGTTCTTCGCCACTGTATTCTCAAACAGaacgccgccgccgccgccgccgccgccgccaccggTCGTCCAAAAACCCACTCAAAACGACTTCGTTGAGCCTCCAGGAGGAGAAATTGCGACtcccatttttcaaaatcagCAAAATGTTGGGGAGGAGAGGAATATTGTAGACGAGAAGACGAATGAAACCGGCGGCGGGTTGGGGTTAATAATAACAGAGGAGAGGAGAAaaagcagaggaagaagatggggGTGTTTGGGGCAGAGGAGAAAGATTGTCGGAGAGATGGATCTGAGTGATGCTGTGAAGGAGATTTGTGAATGTTGGTTGCTTGAACAGAGAATTGGCGGCGGGAATCAGTACCAGAGAgggaggaggaagatgaagaagaagaagatgccTCCGTTTGAAGATAGTATGGCCATGAAAGAGCACATCAGATCCTGGGCTTTTGCAGTGGCCTGTATCGTTAGATGA